One segment of Pontibacter akesuensis DNA contains the following:
- a CDS encoding ABC-F family ATP-binding cassette domain-containing protein, producing MISINNLNFHFGSRPMYEDANLHIKPKDKIGLIGLNGTGKSTLLRIIVGEYKPDGGSIQMSKETTIGFLNQDLLSYETHESILSVAMQAFEEAIFLQQEIDKVLVEFEHNFHDDLVDKLATLQERFETLGGYTMQAEAEAILEGLGFSTEELQQPLASFSGGWRMRVMLAKILLQKPSLLLLDEPTNHLDLPSIKWLEAYLDRFEGAVVIVSHDREFLDRTTNMIVEVSGAKLNAYAGNYSFYVEEKALRNEIQQGAFENQQAQIKQAERFIERFKAKATKAKQAQSRQKMLDRMDRIDEVAPDAAKVNFSFKFNVHPGRHILRLENMSKSYGNKVIFQNTDVHIERGDKIALIGANGKGKSTLLRIIAGTEPIKGNRELGHNVILAFYAQHQLESLNVENDMLSELQQAGSKKSEVELRTLLGSFLFTGDEVYKKIKVLSGGEKSRVALAKTLISEANFLMLDEPTNHLDMQSVNILIQALEQYEGTFVVISHDRYFVENVATKIWYIEDYELKTYPGTYHEYEAWQEKREKEAKKESASAPVVKEVKQTRDKSEYSQLSNQLKQVNNKINEVEKEVGKLEQKLAAQENHIADPSVFADPTKLLEATTKFDAIKAELDKKQQEWEKLMLEVESLEAKLAS from the coding sequence ATGATTTCCATCAACAACCTGAATTTCCATTTTGGCAGCCGCCCCATGTATGAGGATGCCAACCTGCATATAAAACCCAAAGATAAAATTGGCCTGATCGGCTTGAATGGCACGGGTAAGTCTACCTTGCTGCGCATTATCGTGGGGGAGTACAAGCCGGATGGCGGCAGCATCCAAATGAGCAAGGAAACTACTATCGGCTTTCTGAACCAGGATTTGCTAAGCTACGAAACCCATGAAAGTATACTTTCAGTGGCGATGCAGGCCTTTGAGGAGGCTATTTTCCTGCAGCAGGAGATAGATAAGGTGCTGGTGGAGTTTGAACATAACTTCCATGATGACCTGGTGGATAAGCTGGCAACACTGCAGGAGCGCTTCGAAACACTGGGTGGCTACACCATGCAGGCCGAGGCTGAGGCTATACTTGAGGGGTTGGGCTTCAGCACAGAAGAGCTGCAGCAGCCACTGGCCTCGTTCTCGGGCGGGTGGCGCATGCGCGTGATGCTGGCAAAGATCCTGTTGCAGAAGCCATCGCTGCTGCTGCTGGATGAGCCTACCAACCACCTCGACTTACCATCCATCAAATGGCTTGAAGCTTACCTGGACCGGTTTGAAGGAGCTGTGGTGATTGTATCGCATGACCGTGAGTTCCTCGACCGCACCACCAACATGATTGTAGAGGTGTCTGGCGCCAAGTTGAACGCCTATGCCGGCAACTACAGCTTTTATGTGGAGGAGAAGGCGCTGCGCAATGAAATTCAGCAGGGAGCTTTTGAGAACCAGCAGGCGCAGATAAAGCAGGCCGAACGTTTTATTGAGCGCTTCAAGGCCAAAGCCACCAAAGCCAAGCAGGCGCAAAGCCGCCAGAAGATGCTGGACCGAATGGACCGCATTGATGAAGTGGCTCCGGATGCCGCCAAGGTGAACTTCAGCTTTAAGTTTAACGTGCACCCCGGCCGCCACATTCTGCGCCTCGAGAACATGAGCAAGAGCTACGGCAACAAGGTAATTTTCCAGAATACAGATGTACACATCGAGCGAGGCGACAAGATTGCCCTAATTGGTGCGAATGGTAAGGGTAAGTCTACTTTGCTGCGCATTATTGCCGGTACGGAGCCTATTAAAGGTAATCGGGAGCTGGGCCACAACGTTATACTTGCTTTTTATGCCCAGCACCAGCTGGAGTCATTGAACGTGGAAAATGATATGCTGTCGGAGCTGCAGCAGGCCGGCTCGAAGAAAAGCGAAGTGGAACTGCGCACGCTGCTAGGGTCTTTCCTTTTTACAGGCGACGAAGTATACAAAAAGATAAAGGTGCTGTCGGGTGGAGAGAAAAGCCGCGTTGCCCTTGCCAAAACGCTGATCTCGGAGGCAAACTTCCTGATGCTCGACGAACCGACCAACCACCTCGACATGCAGTCGGTGAACATCTTGATCCAGGCGCTGGAGCAGTACGAGGGAACCTTTGTGGTTATCTCGCACGACCGGTACTTCGTGGAGAATGTGGCGACGAAGATCTGGTACATCGAGGACTATGAATTAAAAACATACCCGGGCACCTACCATGAGTATGAGGCGTGGCAGGAGAAGCGCGAAAAGGAGGCAAAGAAAGAATCTGCCAGCGCTCCTGTGGTGAAGGAGGTAAAGCAAACACGGGATAAAAGCGAATACTCCCAGCTGTCGAACCAGTTAAAGCAGGTGAATAACAAAATAAATGAAGTAGAGAAGGAGGTAGGGAAACTGGAGCAAAAGCTTGCCGCCCAGGAGAACCACATCGCCGACCCCTCTGTTTTCGCCGATCCAACGAAACTGCTGGAAGCAACCACAAAGTTTGATGCCATTAAAGCCGAGCTGGACAAAAAGCAGCAGGAGTGGGAGAAGCTTATGCTGGAAGTTGAATCTCTGGAAGCCAAGTTGGCTAGCTAG
- a CDS encoding 2'-5' RNA ligase family protein — protein MIAITTLLDKRSSDRVSEIIEQLEKKFGLHGVKITPYPHITLLTAETPDLEELKQYLEQSCITMQKFTIRTTGLGIFPGPTPVVYIPALRTNALNELHDNLHRDVSEMSSEMGVYYNPNLWLPHISLALGDTTPEILGPILTYLCQINFNWEITIDNLTILQKCGDFFLKDEEFRFGSRELTY, from the coding sequence ATGATTGCAATAACTACGCTACTAGATAAAAGAAGCTCTGACCGGGTTTCAGAAATTATTGAGCAACTAGAGAAAAAATTTGGATTACATGGCGTTAAAATAACGCCTTACCCGCATATAACGCTGCTGACCGCCGAAACCCCTGATTTGGAAGAACTAAAGCAGTACCTGGAGCAAAGCTGCATTACCATGCAGAAATTCACCATCCGCACCACTGGTTTGGGGATATTTCCAGGTCCTACTCCTGTTGTCTATATTCCTGCGCTGAGGACAAATGCGCTCAACGAACTGCACGATAACCTGCACCGCGATGTATCCGAAATGAGCAGCGAAATGGGAGTTTACTACAACCCCAACCTATGGCTTCCCCACATCTCCCTTGCCCTTGGCGATACCACGCCTGAAATTTTAGGACCTATTTTAACCTACCTGTGCCAGATTAACTTTAACTGGGAAATTACTATTGATAACCTCACCATACTTCAAAAGTGCGGCGACTTCTTCTTAAAAGACGAGGAGTTCCGCTTTGGCAGCCGCGAACTGACTTACTAG
- a CDS encoding catalase, giving the protein MKEQEDKGNLKENKPNVNENSKNKQLEQFREDSKDQFMTTDQGVRVNHTADHLKAGPRGPLLMEDFHFREKMTHFDHESIPERVVHARGSGAHGYFQAYDDSLKEFTKAKFLTEPGTRTPVFVRFSTVVGSRGSADTVRDVRGFATKFYTEEGNYDLVGNNMPPFFIQDANKFADLVHAIKPDPDNEMPQASAAHDTFWDFASLMPESMHMIMWVLSDRAIPRSFRMMDGFGVHTFRLINEAGKACFVKFHWRSLLGSHSLVWDEAQKLAGKDADWLRRDLWEAIEMGDYPEFELSVQIVPEEDEFKFDFDLLDATKIIPEELVPLRPVGKMILNRNPDNFFAETEQVAFHPGNLVPGIDVTNDPLLQGRLFSYIDTQLNRFNSANFGEVPINRPITTTHNHQGAGFMRHTINKGKVNYWPNSLGGGCPMMAPGNMGGYIHHMERVEGHKIRGRSESFNDHYSQATLFWNSITEPERKHIVKAAHFELGKVMSKEIRQRMLGHFNKISPELAQRVSEGIGVEIPKNFEPEKSDNNYVADDASKKIKKGKSVKETDFVSMEKHKIETAKSRQIAILLEDGYDYCEVMQVKSALEAAGAHAKIVSKFHGMRKASSGEEIETDKSHITTASIMYDAIYIPEGEEHIKALLKEGDAIHFVNEAFKHCKPIATSGNGIALLQKASVLGIDFADENSQDVLTDSGVVTAGNDADADEFAAAFINAIKKHRHWDREEKMMVPA; this is encoded by the coding sequence ATGAAAGAGCAAGAAGACAAAGGCAACCTTAAGGAAAACAAGCCAAACGTAAACGAGAACAGCAAGAACAAGCAACTCGAGCAGTTCCGGGAAGACTCAAAGGATCAGTTCATGACCACGGACCAGGGGGTGCGTGTAAACCATACGGCAGACCATCTGAAAGCCGGACCGCGTGGCCCACTCCTGATGGAAGACTTTCACTTCCGCGAGAAGATGACGCACTTTGACCATGAGTCTATTCCGGAGCGGGTGGTGCATGCCCGGGGTTCAGGTGCGCATGGCTATTTTCAAGCGTATGATGATTCTCTTAAAGAGTTTACAAAGGCTAAATTTTTGACAGAGCCTGGTACCAGAACACCAGTATTTGTGCGCTTCTCAACAGTAGTTGGCTCCAGAGGCTCTGCTGATACCGTGCGGGACGTACGGGGCTTCGCCACCAAATTTTATACTGAAGAGGGCAATTACGATTTGGTAGGTAACAACATGCCGCCTTTCTTTATTCAGGATGCCAACAAGTTTGCAGACCTGGTACATGCCATCAAACCAGACCCTGATAATGAAATGCCCCAGGCCTCTGCTGCGCACGATACTTTCTGGGATTTTGCCTCGTTAATGCCGGAATCTATGCACATGATCATGTGGGTGCTTTCTGATCGCGCCATTCCACGCAGTTTCCGGATGATGGACGGTTTTGGTGTTCATACTTTCCGCCTGATAAATGAAGCGGGCAAAGCATGTTTTGTGAAATTTCACTGGCGCTCTTTGCTTGGTTCCCACTCTTTGGTTTGGGATGAAGCACAGAAACTAGCCGGCAAGGACGCAGACTGGTTGCGACGCGATTTATGGGAAGCCATTGAAATGGGCGATTACCCTGAATTTGAGTTGAGCGTGCAAATTGTTCCTGAAGAAGACGAATTTAAATTTGACTTTGACCTGCTGGATGCGACGAAGATTATTCCAGAAGAACTGGTACCGCTGCGGCCAGTTGGCAAAATGATACTGAACCGTAACCCGGACAACTTCTTTGCAGAAACTGAGCAGGTGGCCTTCCACCCGGGCAACCTGGTACCAGGCATTGATGTAACGAATGACCCGCTGCTACAGGGCCGTCTCTTCTCTTACATCGACACGCAGCTTAACCGCTTTAACAGCGCCAACTTCGGTGAAGTGCCCATTAACCGCCCTATCACCACGACGCACAACCACCAGGGTGCTGGCTTTATGCGACACACCATCAATAAGGGCAAAGTTAATTATTGGCCTAACTCCCTTGGCGGAGGCTGCCCCATGATGGCTCCCGGAAACATGGGAGGCTACATACATCACATGGAGCGAGTGGAGGGACATAAAATACGAGGCCGCAGCGAGAGCTTTAACGACCATTACAGCCAGGCAACTCTTTTCTGGAATTCCATTACCGAGCCGGAAAGAAAGCACATCGTAAAGGCGGCACATTTCGAGTTAGGGAAAGTAATGTCGAAAGAAATTCGCCAGCGCATGTTGGGTCACTTTAATAAAATATCGCCTGAATTGGCTCAGCGGGTGTCGGAAGGTATCGGTGTGGAAATTCCTAAGAACTTCGAGCCAGAGAAAAGCGACAACAACTATGTGGCCGATGATGCCAGCAAAAAGATAAAGAAAGGAAAGTCTGTTAAAGAGACGGACTTTGTAAGTATGGAGAAACATAAGATTGAAACAGCAAAGTCGCGCCAAATTGCTATACTGCTGGAGGATGGCTACGACTATTGCGAGGTGATGCAGGTAAAAAGCGCTTTGGAGGCAGCGGGTGCTCATGCAAAGATTGTCTCTAAATTCCATGGCATGCGCAAAGCCAGTTCGGGCGAGGAAATAGAGACAGACAAAAGCCATATCACCACCGCTTCTATCATGTATGATGCCATATATATACCTGAAGGCGAGGAACATATAAAAGCACTGCTAAAAGAGGGTGATGCCATTCATTTTGTGAATGAAGCCTTCAAACACTGCAAACCTATCGCTACTTCGGGCAATGGCATCGCCTTGCTTCAAAAAGCCTCTGTTTTAGGGATAGACTTCGCGGACGAAAACTCGCAGGATGTCCTCACAGATAGCGGCGTTGTGACTGCCGGAAATGATGCGGACGCAGATGAATTCGCTGCTGCTTTTATAAATGCCATCAAAAAGCACCGCCACTGGGACCGGGAGGAGAAAATGATGGTGCCGGCTTAA
- the hslV gene encoding ATP-dependent protease subunit HslV, whose amino-acid sequence MTKIRSTTVCGIYHNGEVALGADGQATMDKHIAKSNVKKIRKLLDGKIVTGFAGSTADAFTLLERFEEKLGAYQSNMKRAAIELAKEWRKDQYLRKLEAMMVVANKEELLIISGTGDVLEPDNQIAAIGSGSMYAHAAALALKKHAPHLTAEEMVREALTIAADICIYTNHNLIIEKPAQ is encoded by the coding sequence ATGACGAAGATAAGATCAACAACCGTATGTGGCATCTACCACAACGGCGAAGTAGCGCTTGGCGCAGACGGACAGGCTACCATGGACAAGCACATTGCCAAGAGCAACGTGAAGAAAATCCGTAAGCTGCTGGATGGCAAGATAGTAACAGGCTTTGCTGGCTCCACTGCCGATGCCTTTACCTTGCTGGAGCGCTTCGAGGAGAAGCTTGGCGCTTACCAGAGCAACATGAAGCGAGCCGCCATTGAGCTGGCAAAGGAATGGCGCAAAGACCAGTACCTGCGCAAGCTGGAAGCCATGATGGTAGTGGCCAACAAGGAAGAACTGCTGATTATTTCAGGTACGGGTGATGTGCTGGAGCCGGACAACCAGATTGCTGCCATCGGCTCGGGAAGTATGTACGCGCACGCTGCCGCATTGGCACTTAAAAAGCACGCACCGCACTTAACCGCAGAGGAGATGGTACGGGAGGCGCTGACCATTGCGGCCGATATCTGTATTTATACCAACCATAACCTGATCATAGAAAAACCTGCTCAATAA
- a CDS encoding deoxyhypusine synthase family protein encodes MQVTDFLKKHYKHFNAASLIDAAEGYKTHLNNGGKMLVTLAGAMSTAELGIILAEMIRQDKIHAISCTGANLEEDIFNLVAHDFYERVPHYRELSAADEEELLSRHLNRVTDTCIPEEEAMRRLEHVVLKYWEKADKAGEAYFPHEFFYQILLSGELEQYYQIDPKNSWMLEAAKKNLPIICPGWEDSTLGNIYAGHVISGDIKNVHTMKTGIQYMMELAEWYTQTAKEESTIGFFQIGGGIAGDFPICVVPMLHQDLQREGVPLWGYFAQISDSTTSYGSYSGAVPNEKITWGKLGKDTPKFMIESDATIVAPLVFAIVLDY; translated from the coding sequence ATGCAGGTAACAGATTTTTTAAAGAAACACTACAAGCATTTTAACGCAGCCTCTTTAATCGATGCTGCCGAAGGGTATAAAACGCACCTGAACAACGGGGGCAAAATGTTGGTAACACTGGCAGGTGCCATGTCTACTGCTGAGCTGGGTATTATACTTGCCGAGATGATCCGCCAGGATAAGATCCATGCAATTTCGTGTACCGGTGCCAACCTGGAAGAGGATATCTTCAACCTGGTAGCGCACGACTTCTACGAGCGCGTGCCGCATTACCGCGAACTTTCTGCCGCCGATGAGGAGGAGCTTTTAAGCCGCCACCTAAACCGCGTAACAGATACCTGTATTCCGGAAGAGGAGGCCATGCGCCGCCTGGAGCACGTAGTGTTGAAGTACTGGGAAAAAGCAGACAAGGCCGGTGAGGCCTACTTCCCGCACGAGTTCTTCTACCAGATTTTGCTTTCAGGCGAACTGGAGCAGTACTACCAGATCGACCCGAAGAACAGCTGGATGCTGGAAGCGGCCAAGAAAAACCTGCCTATCATCTGCCCGGGCTGGGAAGATTCTACCTTGGGTAACATTTATGCAGGCCACGTGATCAGCGGTGACATCAAGAATGTGCATACCATGAAAACGGGTATCCAGTACATGATGGAGCTGGCCGAGTGGTATACTCAGACTGCCAAAGAAGAGTCTACGATTGGTTTCTTCCAGATTGGCGGCGGTATAGCCGGTGACTTCCCGATTTGTGTTGTTCCAATGCTGCACCAGGATCTTCAGCGTGAGGGTGTTCCGCTTTGGGGCTACTTCGCACAGATATCTGACTCTACCACCAGCTACGGTTCCTACTCTGGCGCTGTACCGAATGAGAAAATCACCTGGGGTAAATTGGGCAAGGATACTCCTAAGTTCATGATCGAATCGGATGCTACGATTGTGGCACCATTAGTATTCGCCATTGTGCTGGATTACTAA